The genomic region ACGCTCGCCTTACTCCAGATGTCGACCGCCACCCACACCTTCCGCGTTCCTGCCGCGTCCCCGAGCGGAACGCGGTGACGGGGTGGGAACGGGCAGCGAGCCGATCTGGGGAGACGGAGGCAGCCGTGTAAAGGAGCCTTTGTCACCAGTACCGGTACTCAGCGTGGGGAACGGCGGTGAGGGGCAGCGGGTTGGGAAGAGACCGAGTCCAAGGCGTGGACTGCGGGACCCTGCTACACGGGTCAACTACGGTGGTTCCTGCCCCCCACCTCCGCCACCCAGTCGGCTGTTCGCGGAGACGATCCACGCCTTCTTCCTTGTACTCTAAGGAAGGAGAAGCTAATGCGTTCCGTAGGACAATTGAGGCGGAAGCGGCCGAGCCGGGGCAAGGGAGGCCGGGTATGGCGATTCCGTAGACCGAGGAGGCGGAGCGAGGGATAGGCGGGTTTCCCGCTGGCAAGGAGGCGCGGGCTTTTCGAAAACTCCCGTCGCCCAATGGCAGCCGGCCTCGCGCGGACGGCCAATCGGCGGCGAGCTTTGGGTATAAATAGAGCCGCCGAGCCGGCGCTGTTACAGCTCGGTCGCTGTTGGGAGAGAGTGGGGAGCTATGGCTCGTACCAAGCAGACCGCGCGTAAGTCGACAGGCGGGAAGGCGCCCCGCAAGCAGTTGGCCACCAAGGCGGCCCGCAAGAGCGCGCCGGCCACGGGCGGCGTGAAGAAGCCGCACCGGTACCGTCCCGGCACGGTGGCGCTGCGCGAGATCCGGCGCTACCAAAAGTCGACGGAGCTGCTGATCCGCAAGCTGCCCTTCCAGCGGCTGGTGCGGGAGATCGCGCAGGACTTCAAGACGGACCTGCGCTTCCAGAGCTCCGCCGTGATGGCGCTGCAGGAGGCGAGCGAGGCCTACCTGGTGGGGCTCTTCGAGGACACCAACCTCTGCGCCATCCACGCCAAGCGCGTCACCATCATGCCCAAGGACATCCAGCTGGCCCGGCGCATCCGCGGCGAGCGCGCTTGAGATCTTTGCCGCAGCCCTTCCCTGGTTCCGACCAAACACCGAGGCAGCTCAAACAGACCCAAAGGCTCTTTTAAGAGCCACTACAAATCCAATAAAAGAGCTGTATCGCTTCCTATGCATGGCTTTGGAATTTagattttcttgcagttttcgTTAGTGTGCCTGTATTTTGACATTCCTGTCCAACATGTACAGTTCCTCCTTTGTAGTAAGAGAGAACAAAAGCTGAAAGAGCGCAACCACTAAAATTTAAAGTTTAGAATACCAGTCAACATGTTCAATACGATACAAATTTAACCAATTACTAGCAGAATACCAAAGTGATTCAGTTCTTTTATTGGTTTTGTAGTGGCTCTTAAAAGAGCCTTTGGGTCTGTTTGAGCTGCCTCGGTGACTGGTCGGAACCAGGGAAGGGCTGCGGCAAAGATCTCAAGCGCGCTCGCCGCGGATGCGCCGGGCCAGCTGGATGTCCTTGGGCATGATGGTGACGCGCTTGGCGTGGATGGCGCAGAGGTTGGTGTCCTCGAAGAGCCCCACCAGGTAGGCCTCGCTCGCCTCCTGCAGCGCCATCACGGCGGAGCTCTGGAAGCGCAGGTCCGTCTTGAAGTCCTGCGCGATCTCCCGCACCAGCCGCTGGAAGGGCAGCTTGCGGATCAGCAGCTCCGTCGACTTTTGGTAGCGCCGGATCTCGCGCAGCGCCACCGTGCCGGGACGGTACCGGTGCGGCTTCTTCACGCCGCCCGTGGCCGGCGCGCTCTTGCGGGCCGCCTTGGTGGCCAACTGCTTGCGGGGCGCCTTCCCGCCTGTCGACTTACGCGCGGTCTGCTTGGTACGAGCCATAGCTCCCCACTCTCTCCCAACAGCGACCGAGCTGTAACAGCGCCGGCTCGGCGGCTCTATTTATACCCAAAGCTCGCCGCCGATTGGCCGTCCGCGCGAGGCCGGCTGCCATTGGGCGACGGGAGTTTTCGAAAAGCCCGCGCCTCCTTGCCAGCGGGAAACCCGCCTATCCCTCGCTCCGCCTCCTCGGTCTACGGAATCGCCATACCCGGCCTCCCTTGCCCCGGCTCGGCCGCTTCCGCCTCAATTGTCCTACGGAACGCATTAGCTTCTCCTTCCTTAGAGTACAAGGAAGAAGGCGTGGATCGTCTCCGCGAACAGCCGACTGGGTGGCGGAGGTGGGGGGCAGGAACCACCGTAGTTGACCCGTGTAGCAGGGTCCCGCAGTCCACGCCTTGGACTCGGTCTCTTCCCAACCCGCTGCCCCTCACCGCCGTTCCCCACGCTGAGTACCGGTACTGGTGACAAAGGCTCCTTTACACGGCTGCCTCCGTCTCCCCAGATCGGCTCGCTGCCCGTTCCCACCCCGTCACCGCGTTCCGCTCGGGGACGCGGCAGGAACGCGGAAGGTGTGGGTGGCGGTCGACATCTGGAGTAAGGCGAGCGTTTCCCGTCTGCTCCCCGGTCCTGCTTGGAGTTCCGGCTCTCTCCGGAAGCGCGGCTGCTGCCGTCTCGGGGCCCTTCCTCACTTCACCGACCGGCGCCCGCGCTACCAATCACCGCCCTTTGTGAGGGAGCGGCGGCGCGTGGGGCGGGGCTATCCGCTGAGGAGCTCCCTGGAGTCCTCACCCAGGTCCGACGGAGCCGGCAGCAGCGGGGCTCGCCCGCCGCCCTCCAGCCCACCGTGGGCTTACGAGGAGCCGGGGAACGGAGCGGCAGAGGGAGAAGCGGGCGAGAACCGAGATGGGGTTGGTCGGGACCACACCCGGGGCTGCGCGGTGCCGCGTCACGCCACGAAAAGCTCTGGCTTGCTTCCCCGGTCTCCCGCGGGAACGGTAGCGGCAGTAGAGAGGCAAGTTTAGCCTGCAGCGTTCTGCCGAAGCACCCTTAAGCACCTTTAGCCGCTTGTGCTTTTATCTGTCCTACTCCCGGCAGAGCTTTCCGGGGGAAAAGGAGCAAGCCCTGCCGTTCCGGAACACGCTTGTATCCCGTACTTAGACACACACGGCTTTCGTGGCTTAATCCCCCATATCCACCACAAAACCGGACACAAAAACGAAACGGACTCAAGCCCGCTTCTACTTTTTAATGTGTATGTCCGTCGGCGTTCTCTGCTCAAAGGAGGCAGATGCAGGACGCATATGttacctcaaaaaaaaagaaccttctTCGACTGGACACAACTTTTACCGGCTTATAAGacttttttctgcagttaaaCCTAGCAGAACTATTAACAAGGCACGACCGTGACagctctttttctgaaaaagtgGGTGGCTCTTAAAAGAGCCTTTGGATTCAGGAGGCCTGACTCAGGGTGCAGAGCTTATTTAGAGCTGGTGTACTTGGTGACAGCCTTGGTGCCCTCGGAGACTGCGTGCTTGGCCAGCTCGccgggcagcagcagccgcaCCGCCGTCTGGATCTCCCGCGAGGTGATGGTGGAGCGCTTGTTGTAGTGCGCCAGGCGAGACGCCTCCCCAGCGATGCGCTCGAAGATGTCGTTGACGAAGGAGTTCATGATGCCCATGGCCTTGGACGAGATGCCCGTGTCAGGGTGCACCTGCTTCAGCACCTTGTACACGTAGATCGAGTAGCTCTCCTTGCGGCTCTTACGCCgctttttgtctcctttcttcTGCGTCTTGGTGACGGCTTTCTTAGAGCCCTTCTTGGGCGCCGGGGCAGACTTCGCTGGCTCAGGCATCGTGACCACACACACCTGATCCTCTCGCTCACCACCTAACGACACCACGACAAACAGCGAGTGCTGCTACTCATCGCAGGCGCCGCTTTTATAGCGGCGCTGTGCAAATGAGCTG from Heliangelus exortis chromosome 1, bHelExo1.hap1, whole genome shotgun sequence harbors:
- the LOC139791072 gene encoding histone H2B 5; translated protein: MPEPAKSAPAPKKGSKKAVTKTQKKGDKKRRKSRKESYSIYVYKVLKQVHPDTGISSKAMGIMNSFVNDIFERIAGEASRLAHYNKRSTITSREIQTAVRLLLPGELAKHAVSEGTKAVTKYTSSK
- the LOC139791070 gene encoding histone H3; translated protein: MARTKQTARKSTGGKAPRKQLATKAARKSAPATGGVKKPHRYRPGTVALREIRRYQKSTELLIRKLPFQRLVREIAQDFKTDLRFQSSAVMALQEASEAYLVGLFEDTNLCAIHAKRVTIMPKDIQLARRIRGERA